In Urechidicola croceus, a single window of DNA contains:
- a CDS encoding protein-disulfide reductase DsbD family protein, whose amino-acid sequence MKKLISLFIFSLAVFISNAQILDPVKFTTSVEKISDTDFNLVIKADIESGWHLYSQNVPEDGPIPTTIYLKDSLNTFQLIGKPIEDKGHEIDDPVFGMRIKFFEDEAVFKQRIHLLTNNKVDITSEIEYMVCDDSQCLPPTYKDINFSVQGIAGEFIENTNAIISKPIEKVEKKNAVTNNKTKDNPESKKGLWSIFILSFLGGFAALLTPCVFPMIPMTVSFFTKQSKTKAKGIKNAVFYGLSIIAIYVFLGSVVTAIFGADSLNALSTNVWFNLIFFILLVIFAISFFGAFEIVLPSSWGTKIDAQADRGGIIGILFMALALAIVSFSCTGPIVGTLLVEAASKGGIAPIIGMLGFSSALALPFALFAAFPGWLNSLPKSGGWLNTVKVTLGFLELALAFKFLSNADLVLQLHLLEREIFLAIWIAIFGGLALYLFGKIKLPHDSPSDHISVGRLSLGLIVLSFTIYLIPGLWGAPLKLISGFPPPLHYSESPYGVGNTKGNTTSLSQLPEDAHYGPHDIISFHDYEKGMAYAKKVNKPVMIDFTGHACVNCRKMEDYVWPNPKVLEILKNDIVLISLYVDDKRKLPEDEQIISEITGKKLRFIGQKWSEFQALKYKTNSQPYYVLVNHNGENLNEPTAYDPNVDNYYNWLKDGLSNF is encoded by the coding sequence ATGAAAAAATTAATTAGTCTTTTCATATTTTCTTTAGCAGTATTCATTTCGAACGCTCAAATACTTGACCCAGTTAAGTTTACAACCTCAGTAGAAAAAATTTCAGATACAGATTTCAATTTAGTTATTAAGGCCGATATTGAAAGTGGTTGGCATTTATATTCTCAAAATGTTCCAGAAGACGGTCCAATTCCAACAACAATTTATTTAAAAGATTCCTTAAATACGTTTCAATTAATTGGAAAACCAATAGAAGATAAAGGGCATGAAATTGATGACCCTGTATTTGGAATGCGCATCAAGTTTTTTGAAGACGAAGCCGTTTTCAAGCAACGTATTCATTTACTGACTAATAACAAAGTTGATATTACTAGTGAAATTGAGTATATGGTATGTGATGATAGCCAGTGCTTACCCCCTACTTATAAGGACATTAATTTTTCAGTTCAAGGAATTGCTGGAGAATTTATCGAAAATACGAATGCTATCATTTCTAAACCAATTGAAAAAGTAGAAAAAAAAAATGCAGTAACCAACAACAAAACAAAAGATAACCCTGAATCTAAAAAAGGTTTGTGGAGCATTTTTATTTTAAGTTTTCTTGGGGGATTTGCAGCATTATTGACACCTTGTGTATTTCCTATGATTCCTATGACTGTTAGTTTTTTCACCAAACAAAGTAAAACTAAAGCCAAAGGAATAAAAAATGCTGTTTTTTATGGGCTGTCAATTATTGCAATTTATGTTTTTTTAGGCTCAGTAGTTACAGCAATTTTTGGAGCCGATTCATTAAATGCATTATCGACTAATGTTTGGTTTAATCTTATCTTTTTTATCCTTTTGGTCATTTTTGCAATATCTTTTTTTGGTGCTTTTGAAATTGTATTACCTAGTTCTTGGGGAACAAAAATTGATGCACAAGCCGATAGAGGAGGAATTATCGGCATTCTTTTTATGGCATTGGCATTAGCAATAGTATCGTTTTCATGTACTGGTCCTATTGTTGGAACATTATTAGTTGAAGCTGCTTCAAAAGGAGGTATCGCTCCCATAATTGGAATGTTGGGATTTTCTTCGGCATTAGCATTACCTTTTGCTTTGTTTGCAGCATTTCCTGGTTGGTTAAATTCACTACCAAAATCTGGAGGTTGGTTGAATACCGTAAAGGTTACACTAGGGTTTTTAGAATTAGCATTAGCATTTAAGTTTTTATCAAATGCCGATTTAGTACTACAATTACACTTACTTGAACGAGAAATTTTCTTAGCAATATGGATTGCCATTTTTGGTGGTTTGGCTTTATATCTATTCGGAAAAATAAAATTACCACACGATTCTCCATCCGATCATATTTCTGTTGGCAGGTTAAGTTTAGGTTTAATTGTTCTATCATTTACTATTTATTTAATTCCTGGATTATGGGGAGCTCCATTAAAGTTAATCAGCGGTTTCCCTCCACCTTTACACTATAGCGAATCACCATATGGAGTTGGAAATACAAAAGGAAATACAACATCTTTATCACAATTACCAGAAGATGCACATTACGGACCACATGATATCATTTCATTTCATGATTATGAAAAAGGAATGGCATATGCTAAAAAAGTAAACAAACCTGTAATGATTGATTTTACAGGGCATGCGTGTGTGAATTGTCGTAAAATGGAAGATTATGTTTGGCCAAATCCAAAAGTATTAGAAATTTTAAAAAATGATATTGTATTAATTTCTTTATATGTTGATGATAAAAGAAAATTACCAGAAGATGAACAAATAATTTCAGAAATTACTGGTAAAAAATTGCGATTTATAGGACAAAAATGGAGTGAATTTCAAGCTTTAAAATACAAAACAAATTCTCAGCCATATTATGTTTTAGTCAATCATAATGGCGAAAATTTAAACGAACCCACAGCATACGATCCAAATGTTGACAATTATTACAATTGGCTTAAAGATGGATTATCTAATTTCTAA
- the tilS gene encoding tRNA lysidine(34) synthetase TilS: MLKPFQQHIDSKLPFLKDKKLLIAISGGIDSVVLTHLLKLSHYNISLAHCNFNLREKESNLDEKFVKNLAQNLDINYYTISFETEKYAAQNKLSIQMAARELRYEWFEKIRQENNLDYILTAHHKDDVLETFLINFTRGTGLEGLTGIPETNGYVVRPLLNFTREEIEFFAKNNSIKWREDQSNTSTKYFRNKIRHKIIPILKELNSNLMDSFDNTLTNLNESQQIINDKISDLKDKIIITEEGTLKLKIEQIKELSNPKAYLFQLLKGYGFTEWNDISNLLNAQSGKQIQSKTHRVIKDRSYLLLTKLNCDTHNLNYKIDAKTNSFENSEFKLLFKNSKEHLPSNSSNSIVYIDKNLLNYPLNVRKWEKGDYFYPIGLGGKKKLSKFFKDEKMSILEKEKTWLLCTELNEIIWVIGKRLDNRFKITDKTTQTLKITHEKIN; the protein is encoded by the coding sequence TTGTTAAAACCATTTCAACAACATATTGATTCAAAACTTCCTTTTTTAAAGGATAAAAAATTACTCATCGCTATATCTGGAGGTATTGATAGTGTTGTTTTAACCCACTTATTAAAACTATCTCATTATAATATTTCCCTCGCTCATTGTAATTTCAATTTAAGAGAAAAAGAAAGTAATTTAGATGAAAAATTTGTTAAAAATCTAGCTCAAAATCTTGACATCAACTACTATACTATTTCTTTTGAAACAGAAAAATATGCCGCTCAAAATAAGTTGTCAATTCAAATGGCAGCACGAGAATTAAGATATGAGTGGTTTGAAAAAATTAGACAAGAAAATAATTTAGATTACATACTTACAGCACATCATAAAGATGATGTTTTAGAAACATTTTTAATAAACTTCACAAGAGGAACAGGTCTTGAAGGATTAACAGGTATTCCAGAAACAAACGGATATGTTGTAAGACCGCTTCTTAATTTTACAAGGGAAGAAATAGAATTTTTTGCTAAAAACAATTCTATTAAATGGCGAGAAGACCAAAGTAATACTTCAACAAAATATTTTAGAAATAAAATTAGACATAAAATAATTCCAATTTTAAAAGAATTGAACTCAAATTTGATGGATTCTTTTGATAACACCCTGACTAATTTAAACGAAAGCCAACAAATTATTAATGATAAAATTTCAGATCTTAAAGATAAAATTATAATTACTGAAGAAGGAACACTAAAATTAAAAATTGAACAAATAAAAGAATTATCAAACCCTAAGGCTTATTTGTTTCAACTTTTAAAAGGATATGGTTTTACTGAATGGAATGATATTTCTAATTTACTAAATGCTCAGAGTGGCAAACAAATACAAAGCAAAACACACAGGGTTATTAAAGATAGATCTTATTTATTACTAACTAAATTAAATTGTGACACTCATAATCTTAATTATAAAATAGATGCTAAAACTAACTCTTTTGAAAACTCTGAATTTAAGCTGTTATTTAAAAACAGTAAGGAACACCTACCGAGTAACAGTTCAAATAGCATTGTTTATATTGATAAAAATTTGTTAAATTATCCTTTGAATGTAAGAAAATGGGAAAAAGGAGACTACTTTTACCCAATAGGATTAGGTGGTAAAAAGAAATTAAGTAAATTTTTTAAAGATGAAAAAATGTCAATTTTAGAAAAAGAAAAAACTTGGTTACTTTGCACCGAATTAAATGAAATAATCTGGGTAATTGGTAAGCGTCTTGATAACAGATTTAAAATTACTGATAAAACAACCCAAACATTAAAAATAACACATGAAAAAATTAATTAG
- a CDS encoding alpha/beta hydrolase, translating to MTHKEFHFKHKKTNFFGQYWKPRHPKSVVVLVHGMGEYSGRYANFFVPTLLKNNIAVISYDNFGHGKTEGKRGHNPNYQSLLSVISKVLNKKQEVYGNIPTYLYGHSMGGNLVLNYALTKQPNVNGIIATSPFLRLAFQPPKWKLIAGKILQKIAPFITLSNELNPKDISRDKLEVHKYEHDQLIHDQVSPNYSITIMRKGKWAIKNAHKLNYPTYILHGSDDRIIDYSASIEFANKTEKATLKIYEGGYHELHNDLCKKEVLQDVINWIDSNI from the coding sequence AAGTCAGTTGTTGTATTAGTTCATGGAATGGGTGAGTATTCAGGCAGATATGCCAATTTCTTCGTTCCAACTCTATTAAAAAACAATATTGCAGTAATAAGTTATGATAATTTTGGACATGGAAAAACAGAAGGAAAACGCGGTCATAATCCAAATTACCAATCACTTCTTAGTGTAATATCTAAAGTTTTGAATAAAAAACAAGAGGTCTATGGAAATATACCAACTTATTTATACGGTCATAGTATGGGTGGGAATTTAGTACTCAATTACGCATTGACTAAACAGCCAAATGTCAATGGAATTATTGCTACGAGCCCTTTTTTAAGGTTGGCTTTTCAACCGCCTAAATGGAAATTAATTGCAGGAAAAATACTTCAAAAAATAGCACCTTTCATTACTCTTAGCAATGAGCTTAACCCAAAAGATATCTCTAGAGACAAACTTGAGGTTCATAAATATGAACACGATCAATTAATCCATGATCAAGTGAGCCCAAACTATTCAATTACAATTATGAGAAAAGGGAAATGGGCAATTAAAAACGCTCATAAATTAAATTACCCAACATATATTCTTCATGGTTCTGATGATAGAATTATTGATTATAGCGCATCTATAGAATTTGCTAACAAAACTGAAAAAGCAACTCTTAAAATATACGAAGGTGGTTATCATGAATTGCACAATGATTTATGTAAAAAAGAAGTATTACAGGATGTTATCAACTGGATTGACAGTAATATTTAA